GAGCGTACCCTCTCTGGTTTGCTAACCAAACTAGGGGtgaggagaggcagagcaagaATGGTAAAAAGTTAGAATAAAGAGGTGTCCTctgttaatgtatctgggaaaccTGGCTGGGCAAGTGCAATGATAAAAGAGACATAAATAATTGTATTCATTAGGAGAAAAGTAGGCTCTGCTGCCAAGGTTACTCAAAAGGCCAGATGGCTGGGGTGCTCAGTCCCAGGAGTGTGATCTCCCGGCAGGTCGCAGgactgaacttttttttctgtcctgtAAGAAACCATAATGAAAATGGAGGAATGGAAGATGAGGCAGGACAGAGCTCACCACACAAGGAATACTTTTCTTATGGCCCCTATGTAAAGTAGAAGACCCCACGTCACTTCCTTCCCACAGCTTTTTTGTTGGGAGCTTTCCCTCTTCTAATCCCCttgctcttttaaaataaaactggcTAAAAATTGCCTTCACGGTTTGTTCATATGTCTCCTGCTTGGTCACGGATAGGGCAAGTTCCTGGGGCTAATCATCAGCTGTAGCACCCCCACACTTGAGTCTCCAGAAACGATTCAACATGATAAAAAGGGGCAGTAAGTGGATTCCTGGAGCCACAGAGCCCCGGCCAAGTAGAGAGCAGACTTCCAGGCTGCATGGCTGCGTCACATATCCTGGGATGACTTAGAGGTACTCATCATCCAGAGATAGTCCTGGGGGAGTCTCACCAGCAGCAAAGCAAAAGAAATAGAATCCTAACACATTACAGGTGAAAAAAACACCTCATGGACTTGTCCATCCAACCCTGCTGTTTtagaagggaagcagaaagaTTCGTTTTCCCCCACCCAGCAGCTGCACAGCAGGCTTAAGCTGAGGGAAGGTTGGAGTTTAGCTTTCCAAATCCTATCTGTGCTACCATAAGGGGCGATGAGCAGGAGCCGACCCAGACATCTAACACACAGATCACGTAAGCTGAAGAGCAGATgaacctcccctcccctccacccctggctGTGACCACAGCAGGCCTTCAGCAGCGGGCCAGAGATGAGCCACCAAGGAAACATCTTGCTGCTGTGACCAAtcccagagaatggaagagcaAAGATAGGGGCTGTAAGTGACCACAGGGGCACTGCTCTGGAGACCAGAGGAGCTGACTGGGCCTGGGGCTGCGAGAACACATCCCCTTGGCTGTGTGAGGTCCTCAAGCCCACCTTTCCCTCTACACGCAACTGCACTTTGGAGGAGAGAGTGGtaagaagagaacagagagacaGGGCAATTTCCTTGAGGCCGTTTTTAGTGATTGCATCAGACTATAGAAGTCCTGGATTGGGCTGAATCCACTTATAATCTTACTCTTTGCCAGCAGGGTAGATCAAGAAGATAAAAATTAACTACACATAGAATTAAGGGTATGCTCCCCACCCTCAAACTCTGAATGTGGGTGAACAGATGTGTAGCCTGGTGATGTTTTCCCCTTTGTGGCCTCCCCCAAACCTTGAGATCAATCCTGATTGACAGCTCATTTGCCCCCTGCTACCTTTCCCCTCCCCTTAGGATGGCTGTGATATTCATGACACAATGCTGCCAGAAAGGACGTTGACAAAAACTGACGCCCTCGTCCTTCCATAGAAACACTGAAGGTGAAGGCTGCcaagggaaacccagaggagaagCTGGACTATAATGTTTGCACTAAAATTTTCTCAGAAACAAAAGTGTCAACTACGTATCCCAagcatattggagaagaaaggGTAAGATCGTGTTTAGAAATGCCGAATAATTCAAACtacctttcatttcatttggttttAGCACTAGGCAATGACTTTCTCATTCAATTTTAAACTTGTATGTATTTTGAGAATAATGTTTAAAACAATGTTTCTGATTCACTTGAAGTTATTTAACGTGGGTGAGTGCACACGTAAGATACTTgagctttaaatacattttctgaTTTCAGCATCATCTTCAAAATGGGAAAATGGCTTTCCTCATTGTCACACAAGTCAGAGCTGGGAAAGGCTTGAATTTGGGAGCCTCTTGCAACCATGATGATGTCATGAGGGTAGGTTTAGAAATagcttcctctcttctttcttgccTTTTGATCTATGATTTTTGCATGCGATAATGGTTATTCATTAACAGTTTCCTGTTGGTCTGCAGCCCTTTTAAAAACTCTCAAGGAGTGGGCACAGCATGACAGCCTAGcaaaaaagtcctcgccttgcaagcattgggatcccatatgggtgctggctgtaatcctggcagccccgcttcccatctagctccctgcttatggcctgggaaagcagtcgaggacagcccaaagccttgggaccctgcacctgtgtaggagacctagaggaggctcctggctcctggcttcggatcggctcaactctggtcattgaggccacttggggagtgaatcagtggatggtagattttcctgtctgtctgtctatcctctctgtatatctgactttccaataaaaataaaataaatcttaataaaaaacaaCTCTGCAGGAGTTTCTCTCCTAGGTCTCTGGAACCCATCAAGACAAGTCTTGTTGGTTCTTGGCTAGAAATACGAATGGAGAAAGCAGAGTGGAAATAATTTTAGCGCAATCAGTGAAATTTTAACAATTCTCCAAAAACCATATTTGAGTCGGCCCTCCCAAGAACCTGATGATattctgccctctgtcctcctAACTGCTGTTCTCACCTTAAGAGAAAACAAGGAACAGAGAAGAGGCGTGTTCCCTAGGGACCCTGGAGAGATGGCTGTACTTCTCTCTCAGACGCAGAGACAAATTTTATccgaaggagaaagagaaaaaaaaagggtaacTTACAACTCCAAGAGAGCTGCAGGCAAGggctaagaacttgagccactcaATCTCCTCTGTGAAGCGCCCCACATTCATCACACTGTTGAACAGGTCTGTGGGAAGATTCAGCACCTTCCAAATCTGGGCCAGCTCCTCTGCGTGGATGATCAACCTGCCAGCCACCTGGGGGATTGgtaacacacacataaacacagcaGAGAGGGTTGAGGGGAGCAGGAAGATGTGAGAATGTCTTGAGAAacaccagcccaggccaggccagggccaggagaggTGGCAGGGAAGTCAACAAGGCCCCTGATGGTTGTCTTCAGACTGGCAAGGAGCATGCTGTGTGATTTAGTGACATTAGAACTTCAGTTGGCAGAATTACGGGGAAGGATACACATTTGCACAACATTTAAGGTCCTCCCCCGCCCAGATGCTTCTattatctgctgttttattcctaGGTTGTCCCTATAAGGCAGATAGGACAGCCTGAAAGTAAAACCAAGAGATAAGGGATTCCCTGGGACAACTAAGGGGGTTGAAACAAGAGCAAGGTGGCAAGTCTTTGGTCTCCAGATGCCGCAGAGTTCTTGGCCCCAGACCTCAAGGGCACCCTTCAGCTTTCCCAGCAATGGGAGGTCCTAGAGACCTAATGTCACCCTGTCCCTGGTGCTTTTAGAGTCCTGCCATGTTCAGTGCACAAGGTACAGGGTGGATAAACGGAGGAAGTTTATGAAAGGCTGGCTATTGGCCAAAGTGCAACACTCTTGACGCCCCTAAAGTAGTCTAGCACCTTTCCTGACCCTCTTCTGGTCCTAGCGGAGTGGCAAGCCCTGCTTCATAATGCTAGCATGGCAAGTCCTCAGAATGGGCAAATGTATACTCCTTCTCAAGTCAGAccctcctcttctcttttctgGGTTGCTCTGGCTATGAAGAGAGTCAAGGTTTACCCTAAAAACCAGCCTCCACCTGGGATAGCACAGGAACTTTAATACGTGTCTCCCCTAATTACATCCAGTTACTGTGGACAGAAGGGATTTGCACTGCAGTAGACTCCTGGACATTCTGCCAGCTTTAGGGAAATCTGGAATGAGTTCCTTGACAGCTCAGCCTACAGCCTAGTTCAAGAGTACTGCTGTTTCTCTAAGGCAAGGGTGCTTTCAGATCAGAATTTAGTGCATTTTAGGGTGGTGCTACAAGACTGGCTGCCCAGCAGGGGGACCCAGCCTCCACATTGTCCTCAGATCCCCTCCCTGCTGCGCCAGTGAGTCCCTTACCCGAGAATGCAGGATCTTTAACAGTTCTGGGGTTAGCTCTGCCCAGTTCGACAAAGACACTCGCTCAGACGGGTCTCTTACCGGAGGAACGTCTCCACGGGACATAGCCCCGAAGTAACTACAAGAAAAACAGTTACAAGTGGGGGGAGCATCCACATCCCAGGGCCCTCTGGCTGTTTTGGGAACCCCTTCtaaccttgtttttgtttttgctttgttttgttttctaatggaaaatggaaaaggaCATTTGTTATGTGGTTTGtgtgtgccagacactgttcGTTCATTTGCAGAGGAAAAAGTCTGAATGTGTTTGCAGGTGGGACTGGGTCTACGTTTTTGTCTTCTTTCAGATCATCCCTTCTTGATactattcacacacacagacacacacactcgtTTCAAACAATGTACACAACAAAAGTACTtccaaaaattcttggaaaatggaattaaaagatgaatttattctgGTACAAAAATGTTGAGGTCCATACATATGCATGCATTTAGATGCATCTGATATACACATGTCCGTGTGTGCTCTGGTTTTAGGTCGAAGGCAGGGGTTTGTAAAGCTGGGAAGAGAAGATGGCAGAGAACTGAAGTCCCTTGCACAGGAGTGGGAGAAGGGTGAGTCAGGGAGCTTTATGACTGCAGGTAATGAGGCTTGGGTTttaagagggaaaggagagagagttgGCTGGACACAAAAGGAAGTTCAGGAGGGAGAAAATAAGACAAGGGGTGTTAGAGACACCTGATAGAGCGCTTGGGAAGTAAAACCCTTCTCAGTCTGCTAACCTCCCGGTACAGTCCGCCCACTCCCCAGGGCTCTGTGAAGTGGGTTTTGTCTGGGGCAATGTGCAGAAGACTTGAATCTTAGCTCAGGATTGGCACAAGGTGAGAAGAGGCTGCTTGCGGCAGGGAAGGGTCACTTGTGGCTAGCTGTGGGTCACTGCAAGGCTACGGCAGCATTTCTCTCAAAAGCTTTTGTACAGATTAGCCCTCAACTGTAAACTTCCACCCCTCCCTGCATAGCCCTGTGCCCACTACTTTCTCCAGATTAAGATTAAAAAGCATAcaagaggaatttttaaaaacttcattttaagGCACACCATATAACGATGGGGCCAAGCACCTTAAGCCTAACACAGCACCTTCCCTGCAGGCGCTCAGCCAACCtcgggcagagggaaggagaacccTGGCAGTTTAGTACTGGGGTGGGCGTGGGTGCAGCATGTCCGGAGTAGGGTGTGACTTTTGGGGACACGTGTAAATGTATAGAtgggagggacacacacagggcACCTCCTTTTTACACAAGTGCCCACTTGGTGTAAGCAAGTGACACTCAGCAGCAATGGCTTCAGATCTTGTAGCAAAATTGGATAAGGAGCATCGGAATGAGGCTGCCATGGGATTTAGTCCTCGGAGTTGCAGGGTTTCATTGCACTGAACAACTACACCAACATGCCTGTATTATAAATCTGTTGTCAACACGAATACCTACCTGAGGACAAATCAGGGCATGTCGCGTAGAcctgggtaattttttttttccccctgacagCACATATGGAGGGAAATTCTTGCTTGGGATAAATCCTGTCTTGCAGATACTTCGTTGAGTCTTACCTTCTAAAAGGCTACTGACTATAAAATTGCATCTGAGAAGCGTTTTCGGCGCCTGGTCAGGATGGAGAGAGGCTCTTGGCCCATGTTCTTTTTTACCGTGGAAAAACTACAAACTGATTTTTCACGGGTGTCTCAACAACTTACAGCACAGAGCATGCTGTGAGGGCCAGGAGGGTTGCGGCAGTGGGAGGTTCTCCCACCATAAACGTCAAGGACGATATCAAGTAATGTCATTTTTCTTAGTGGGAAAACAGCAGTGCCAAGAACGCTAAAATGGTGGCTTTAAACGATTGTATTCTATAAAACCCACTCTGCCCCCCAGCGCCAAAAGAAATTAAGTCTTCTGAGACTGAAGCTCCATATTAGGGGTCCACTAGATGGCATTTATGCTGGGAAACCAAGCAAGATTGCATTGCCACCCATTCATGTCTCACAAGCAGCAATATTTTGTTTagagtctctctctcctctctctctctctctctctctctctcagcttcttCCTAACTCAGCGATGAAGTTCTTTTTCCTAACTCACCCGTGAAGCACACGGGCTTGCTTGGGCACCCTCTGCCaggcatcctctgcctgctgcagcgCCCTCCTTAAGGCCCAGTGGCTGAGGATGTTTGCCCAGGCCCTGGCCTTGCCTGAACACCACCTGGGAGCCTTTAGCTCCCCACAATCTCTCCTGCTCTGCAGCCTGGCGCCGATCTAAGAGGAAGGCCCTGGCCAACGGCCCGCGAGGCCTCCCGCCAGGTCTGCCCGCGCCTCAGCCTTCAGTCCCTTCTCCCATGCCATGTGGATGGGGTGGACAGCTGTAGGTGGGTGTGAACAAATCAGTCTCAGCCATCGCCAAAGAACTTAAAGACCCTTTTCCCCAAGGAACAGATACGGGGAGAAGGCTCGCTTCGACAGCTGCGCACTAGGGGTTTCGCCAGTTCCGGTGCGCCCCCATGACCCCTGATGCCACGCGCCTGGCTCCCTTGCCTCCTTCTAACCTCCCCCCCGGGTGCGTtgctgccacctggtggccaTAGGGGAGGACGCGGCTTCGTGTCAAGCCCGGGTCCTGGGTCCCCGTGGGTGTGCGCGCTGGGGTGCAAGGCTGGGGTAACGCCCGCCGGGAGACCCCAGCATACCGCGGATGTGGGCCTGGGGTCCTACAGCTCGGAAGGGCTCGCCTCTCTGTCCAGCGATTGGAAGGCCCCTCAGTAAGGAGAGCTGAAAATCACCAGGATGCTAATCAGTCCCGCCCCGCTGGCCGCAGCTGTGGCGACCTTCCTGGTGTCCCGGGCTCTGGCGGGAAGTAGGGAACACGTACTCCGAGGCCCACTGGATGAGATCCTGCGGCTGGGTCCGGATGGCGGCTTTGGTGAATTGCTTCAGCAATTCTGGCAGCTCCGGCGGGATGCATATTTGCTTATCTGTCTGAGGCATTGGTTGGTAGACCTGTtcgcaggaaagaaaaaaaaaaaaatcaaatgaagagGAAGGACCCTTGGGCTGTAGCTATTCAGCCTCATCTTGGGGACTCCACTAACCCACAAAACAGTTACATTCCATTGCTACACAGCTCCAAAGGCAGAGAGTAGCTTAGTGATACTTGCTTTGTGTTGTAAATAATTTTGTCCTTGAAATAAATAGCACCTCTTAATCGTTCAAAAATAGAGATCAACAAGTTAAAAAATCTCTCAATGTTAACACAAAATATTGACTGTCTCCTTCCAGATTAAAGGataaaaagtttttgtttgtttgctttcttttgagagagagagagagagagagacagagagagagagagagacagagagagaatgtatgTTCCCATTCACTAATGTCCTGTAATGGAGGTAGGAGTTAGGAATTCATTCCAGGGCcctggatggcaaggacccaaccactCCAGGCATGACTGCTGCTCCCACAGTCTTCACTTGGAGGTAGCTGGAGTAAACCCAGGTGTTAAATGCCTgcctccagattttttttttcaatgcatgTTTGTATGAATAAGAAATGGGCTAATTTATTTCACAGCCTATTATGAATATCTTTCCATGCCGTGTAACTCTTACCAGTTAGGTATAAGCTGTTGCAAAAATTCATGAATTTGACACAGGTTATTTTGAAATCAATTTAATCACCAACAGCCATTTGATAGACAGCTCTCTTTATATGTGCATGTTCTCATCTACTCTAACAGAACTTATATGTTTCCATGAAGAAAGTTTCAGAACAAATTAAAGCATGAAAATCCATAGATGGAGTACAGTTCTATGCACAAATAAATAGCAGCTGAAAATTTTTTACTTCTTCCAGGTGGAGGAAGGGACAGGCTAGAAATGCTGAAAAACCTTGTTCCCTTCACAACCCCAAGCATTATTAAAATCCTAAGGCCTAGCACAgtggctgagtggctaaatcctcgccttacttgtgccaggatatcatatgggcactggttcctggcctggctgctccacgtcccttccagctgcatgcttgtggcctgggaaagcagtagaggacgggccaaagctacAGGAATACTGAGCTCCCCTACTGGCCCAACTCTGCCTCCTGttgctcccaacacacacacacacacacacacacacacacacacacacacacacacggccatcATCCATCCTGGGGAGATCACACAACCTGTTGAGAAGCTGGGAATGAACAGAGTGAAATATCTGTCTACAGGCAGGGGAAACAACAAGGAATTCCATCTCTGCTGTCACTTGCTGTTGGCAGAGAAATAGTTCACCAAGAATTTTGTAGTCATAGGGTAGGTCCAAGTTGATACCAGTATTAGTTTGATGCAGAAATGCCAAAACGAGAAATCACGATGGTCTCAGGTCTGAGCTGTTTCATTACCTTTTGCTTCATTTGTATTCTTTCATTTGGAAGAGAGTAAGGATGATGATTAACTTTAGGCTTTGTGAAGACAAGTATGCAAAAATCTCATTTTGCATGCTTGACTTTTACTAGGTTTTGTAAGCATTGCATTATAAAAGTAATATAACCACCAAACTTctagagaggagaaaagaactttaagaacatacacacacacataaaacaaaaacctttcaATCAATCCCAAAGGAGGGAGGACAAGCATAGCAAAAATGGACAATCAGCATGAAGGAAAGTAATCTGCATGTACCAGAAAGCATAATAAAAGATAAAGAGTTAAATGTGTCTGTTAAAATACAGagattagggcctggcggcgtgacctagcagctaaagtcctcgccttgaacacgctgggatcccatatgggcactggttctagtcccggcagctccacttcccatccagctccctgcttgtggcctgggaaagcagttgaggacggcccaatgcattgggacactgcacccgtgtgggagacctggaagaggttcctggtttccagcttcagatcagtacgcaccagccgttgcgctcacttggggagtgaatcatcggatggaagatcttcctctctgtctctcctcctctctgtatatctgactttgtaataaaataaatacaaaaaaaaaaaaatacagagaatatAGGCTGGAGTTTTAAAATGCCAGTATGTgcacatctgaaaaaaaatagcttgaaagcaaaagaatataaacaagcaaataacaataaaagaaaagtGGATGTAGACATTATTAATACTAGAGGGAGGTCATGAGGTAAAATCCACTCTTAGTAATAGAGTTACTACCCAGGGATGGAAGCTTTGAGTATCAACATGGTAGGATTCTTAGCTTGGATGCTATGAACATCACCACCAAGGGGTCACACATCACTGGGTGGAAAAGcttcctattttcttttaaagattttatttttattggaaagtcagatttcacagaacgaaggagaaacagagagaaagatctctgtccactggttcactccccaagtagccacaatggccagagctgagctgatccaaagccaggagccaggagcctcttcctgatctcctctgtggatgcagggtgccaaggctttgggccatccttgactgttttcccaagcacaagcagcgagctggatggaaagtggaatatctggaacacaaaccagcacccgtatgggatccccgggcatgccaggtgaggattttatcTACCAGgcaactgtgccaggcccaaagctaTCTATTCTTTAGGCttacatgtgcatgtatgtatgtgatgACAGGATCATGAAGATCTATGGAGGGAGAATGCCTGTCCAGAAGGCCAGCATCCCTGGTATGCAGCAGGTTGCCTGCTCAGCATTATCAGCAAAGTCCCTGCATTAAGCTCCATAGTGGCCATCTTCCAGGATGACTCCACAGTGATGCTGTAGGGAGCCTCTCAGACAGgactgtcttttctctcttgagACTTTCTCCTCCTTTGTTGGCATGCACCATTCTTGTGTTTCTAGTCTTCTAGGCAACTCCCTCCCTCCTTAactcttcttcctcctgctcaGAAAGAGTTGGCAGTCTTCCCCAAATTCATTCTTCAGCACTTCAGCATTCTGAGCTTACATCTTTCTGTTGTGCTTGGAGCTCTTACACTCCCTTCATGGCTTTCTCTACTGCAAAACCATGCTCGTTACACTCATTTGTCCAACTCTGACCTCTCCTTATGCTTCCACTTCATACTTCCCAATACCTCCTGGACACTGCTCTACTAGAATTCCTTGTCTCCCACAAGTCcccatttcagtttctttttttgaatGTGACACAACCATTCTCTTCAGACTGTTGAGTCTCACTAAACTGTATGACTGTTTCCTTGGAAACGTGTCTCCAGTTCATTCCCTTTCCCTAGTCTACCCCTATTACTCTAGTTAAGCCCGGCAGCCCCCTAACTCATGGCTCTGTGCAGCCCATGCTTTGGTCTACCATGCCCAGCTTGTTCAGACTTGTCTACTACATTGCTTCTAATAGTTCAAAGAGCCCCACTTACAAAATGGCAACCCTATGCTGACATCCCATGACTGGCacatacaattttaaatttattttctcttattttcttattttctcttaatTGCTACCAACACAGTCTACTTTAGCTGCTTTCCAACAAATTATGAGTGTTTTTAAAGCATAacacctttttttccttttatttttattattgttaccgttattatcattttatgatacagttccacaggctttgGAATTTCCACTACCCTTTTTCCGCTTCTCCCAACTGATTCtctcatatcattacaacagcctagttcctcatagacagtcataagtccatcattgtgggaatggacaatggcagaaaatccagcatcccattgtcaacacacacacattcaacagtttcactaggAGTTCATCCTCGATCCGGAAGTGGATGCACACTGCACcgaatcctcacatctggacatgtcagtctccactacacagtcactataaacccgcccaagtgaaaagccacaaaagaaaaccaaaataggaagaaaaacagaaatttaaaatgccataaaactaaacaacatgccactggatatgatggtctccattacacagttactacacatccccttaaagaaaagccgcaaaacaaaatcaacaacaggaagaaaaaaagaaattaaaaatgctgagaagttaaataacatgttactaaatgactaatgtgttgctgaagaagtgaaaaaggaaatcaagaacattcttgaagaaaaggatgctactgtatgatctgagtcattatataatttaatgagaaaaaaagagttttgaagaaatgaagctaaaaacatcaaaatccatgagatagtttctgctgatctttgttggtgagatgtatctcctgtaggcaacaaatagatagattttgtgttttaatgcagtctactaatccataatatttgattgataagttt
This sequence is a window from Ochotona princeps isolate mOchPri1 chromosome 3, mOchPri1.hap1, whole genome shotgun sequence. Protein-coding genes within it:
- the ROPN1 gene encoding ropporin-1A isoform X1, translated to MPQTDKQICIPPELPELLKQFTKAAIRTQPQDLIQWASDYFGAMSRGDVPPVRDPSERVSLSNWAELTPELLKILHSRVAGRLIIHAEELAQIWKVLNLPTDLFNSVMNVGRFTEEIEWLKFLALACSSLGVTIAKTLEIVCEVLSCDRDSGPPRIPFSTFQFLYTYIAEVDGEISASHVSRMLNYIEQEVIGPDGLIKVNDFTQNPRVRLE
- the ROPN1 gene encoding ropporin-1A isoform X2; this encodes MPQTDKQICIPPELPELLKQFTKAAIRTQPQDLIQWASDYFGAMSRGDVPPVRDPSERVSLSNWAELTPELLKILHSRVAGRLIIHAEELAQIWKVLNLPTDLFNSVMNVGRFTEEIEWLKFLALACSSLGVMKSWENKCSKLRHIKCDYYRWFPVYDDPSLQWDRSDMHAVEIKFGFQIWVLLAAP